One stretch of Variovorax sp. TBS-050B DNA includes these proteins:
- the cls gene encoding cardiolipin synthase translates to MILPELSQEWKTGLSLAWSGYIAVLSVWIVMQKRAPVSTMSWILSLALLPFAGFVVYYFLGPQRLRKQRIKRLRSRAAAHAQADVALLRDAAQKAPPALQQMARLGTAACGLPVSSATGVELLSGGARTFDAIFEAVRAARDHIHLEYYIFEPDRIGTALRDLLVERARDGVAVRLLIDALGSKRIGRKFMAPLLEAGVKVALFHDTKVGRRLRPVTNYRTHRKIVVCDGRVGFTGGVNITDEEDKRTRPDAYHDVHLRIEGSAVRWLQTTFLEDWTYATGEDPRGMDATLAAMLPQLEAGDIPVQIVTSGPDNMLEPIHRIHVAAIHSATHRAWLTTPYFVPGEPALMALTSAALRGVDVRLLVPRRSDSAIVSAAARSYYDELIAAGVKVWEYEARMLHSKTLVVDDQCAMIGTANFDNRSFRLNFEVCAVVYGPELARPLAAQFETDLHSAGAVRANRPQSFWRRLGDSIARLSSPLL, encoded by the coding sequence TTGATCCTCCCCGAACTCAGCCAGGAATGGAAAACCGGCCTCTCCCTCGCGTGGAGCGGCTACATCGCCGTCCTCTCGGTCTGGATCGTGATGCAGAAGCGTGCGCCGGTCTCGACGATGAGCTGGATCCTGTCGCTGGCGCTGCTGCCGTTCGCGGGCTTCGTCGTCTACTACTTCCTCGGCCCGCAGCGGCTGCGCAAGCAGCGCATCAAGCGGCTGCGCAGCCGTGCCGCCGCGCATGCGCAGGCCGACGTGGCGCTGCTGCGCGACGCGGCGCAGAAAGCGCCGCCCGCGCTGCAGCAGATGGCGCGGCTGGGCACGGCCGCCTGCGGGCTGCCGGTGTCGAGCGCCACCGGGGTGGAACTGCTCTCGGGCGGTGCGCGCACCTTCGACGCCATCTTCGAGGCCGTGCGCGCCGCGCGCGACCACATCCATCTCGAGTACTACATCTTCGAGCCCGACCGCATCGGCACCGCGCTGCGCGATCTGCTGGTCGAGCGGGCGCGCGATGGCGTCGCGGTGCGGCTGCTGATCGACGCGCTGGGCTCCAAGCGCATCGGCCGCAAGTTCATGGCGCCGCTGCTGGAGGCGGGCGTGAAGGTGGCGCTGTTCCATGACACCAAGGTGGGTCGGCGCCTGCGGCCGGTCACCAACTACCGCACCCACCGCAAGATCGTGGTCTGCGACGGCCGCGTGGGCTTCACAGGCGGCGTCAACATCACCGACGAGGAAGACAAGCGCACCCGCCCCGACGCCTACCACGACGTGCACCTGCGCATCGAAGGCAGCGCCGTGCGCTGGCTGCAGACCACCTTCCTCGAGGACTGGACCTACGCCACCGGCGAGGACCCTCGCGGCATGGATGCCACGCTCGCCGCGATGCTGCCGCAGCTCGAGGCCGGCGACATCCCGGTGCAGATCGTCACCAGCGGGCCCGACAACATGCTCGAGCCGATCCACCGCATTCACGTCGCCGCGATCCATTCGGCCACGCACCGTGCCTGGCTCACCACGCCTTATTTCGTGCCCGGCGAGCCCGCGCTCATGGCGCTCACGAGCGCGGCGCTGCGCGGCGTCGACGTGCGCCTGCTGGTGCCGCGGCGCAGCGACTCGGCGATCGTGAGCGCGGCCGCGCGCTCGTATTACGACGAGCTGATCGCCGCCGGCGTGAAGGTCTGGGAGTACGAGGCGCGCATGCTGCATTCCAAGACGCTGGTGGTCGACGACCAATGCGCGATGATCGGCACCGCGAACTTCGACAACCGCAGCTTCCGCCTCAACTTCGAGGTCTGCGCCGTGGTCTACGGCCCCGAGCTGGCGCGGCCGCTGGCGGCGCAGTTCGAAACCGACCTGCACAGCGCCGGCGCGGTGCGCGCCAACCGGCCGCAGAGCTTCTGGCGCAGGTTGGGGGATTCGATCGCTCGCTTGTCTTCGCCGCTGCTTTGA
- a CDS encoding biopolymer transporter ExbD, whose translation MQFRHGARDEPEINLIPFIDVLLVILIFLMLSTTYSKFTEMQLRLPTADVDAQRDYPKEVIVGVSADGRYTVNKTPVAERSVDAVAAALASAATGGKDSVVIISADATSPHQSVITVMEAARRAGLVQITFAAQSTANPH comes from the coding sequence ATGCAGTTTCGCCACGGCGCGCGCGACGAGCCGGAGATCAACCTGATCCCGTTCATCGACGTGCTGCTGGTCATCCTGATCTTCCTGATGCTGTCGACCACCTACAGCAAGTTCACGGAGATGCAGCTGCGCCTGCCGACGGCCGACGTCGATGCGCAGCGCGACTATCCCAAGGAAGTGATCGTCGGGGTGTCCGCCGACGGGCGCTACACGGTCAACAAGACCCCCGTGGCGGAGCGCAGCGTGGACGCGGTGGCGGCAGCGCTGGCATCGGCCGCCACCGGTGGCAAGGACAGCGTGGTCATCATCAGCGCCGACGCCACCAGCCCGCACCAGTCGGTGATCACGGTGATGGAAGCCGCGCGCCGCGCGGGCCTGGTGCAGATCACCTTCGCAGCCCAGTCGACGGCGAATCCGCACTAG
- a CDS encoding MotA/TolQ/ExbB proton channel family protein, whose product MFSIIVAAGWPIWPLLACSVIALALVIERFVSLKTVKVLPPKLLDEAITVSHGAVPGPEVVTKLERNSMLGQVLASGLRALNANPLCTEDDLRAAMEASGRTVAHKLERYLPALATIASAAPLLGLLGTVIGMIEIFGSQSPGSGAVGSGNPAQLAHGISIALYNTAFGLIVAIPTLIFWRYFRSRVDEYLLHLELSGERFARHLSALRK is encoded by the coding sequence TTGTTTTCCATCATTGTTGCCGCGGGCTGGCCGATCTGGCCGCTGCTCGCCTGTTCGGTCATCGCGCTCGCGCTCGTCATCGAACGTTTTGTCAGCCTGAAGACCGTCAAGGTCCTGCCGCCCAAACTGCTCGACGAGGCCATCACGGTCTCGCACGGTGCCGTGCCGGGCCCCGAGGTGGTGACCAAGCTCGAGCGCAACTCGATGCTCGGCCAGGTGCTGGCTTCCGGCCTGCGCGCGCTCAATGCCAACCCGCTGTGCACCGAGGACGACCTGCGCGCGGCGATGGAAGCCTCCGGCCGCACCGTCGCGCACAAGCTGGAACGCTATCTCCCGGCGCTGGCCACCATCGCGTCGGCGGCGCCGCTGCTCGGCCTCCTGGGCACGGTCATCGGCATGATCGAGATCTTCGGCTCCCAGTCGCCCGGCAGCGGCGCGGTGGGTTCTGGCAATCCCGCCCAGCTTGCGCACGGCATCTCGATCGCGCTCTACAACACGGCCTTCGGCCTGATCGTCGCGATCCCGACGCTGATCTTCTGGCGTTATTTCCGCAGCCGGGTCGACGAATACCTGCTGCACCTCGAACTCTCGGGCGAACGCTTCGCGCGCCACCTCAGCGCACTGCGCAAATGA
- a CDS encoding Fe-Mn family superoxide dismutase, which produces MEHVLPPLPYALDALAPEYSKETLEYHYGKHHNAYVVNLNNLQKGTEFESMTLEEIVKKSSGGIYNNAAQIWNHTFFWNCMKPQGGGTPTGALAKAIDAKWGSYDAFKEAFVKSAVGNFGSGWTWLVKKADGSLDIVNMGAAGTPLTTGDTPVLTVDVWEHAYYIDYRNLRPKFVETFLAKLVNWDFAAKNFG; this is translated from the coding sequence ATGGAACATGTGCTCCCACCCCTGCCTTACGCCCTCGACGCCCTGGCGCCCGAATACTCGAAGGAGACCCTCGAGTACCACTACGGCAAGCACCACAACGCCTATGTGGTGAACCTCAACAACCTGCAGAAGGGCACCGAGTTCGAGTCGATGACGCTCGAGGAGATCGTCAAGAAGTCCAGCGGCGGCATCTACAACAACGCCGCGCAGATCTGGAACCACACCTTCTTCTGGAACTGCATGAAGCCCCAGGGCGGCGGCACGCCCACGGGCGCGCTGGCCAAGGCGATCGATGCCAAGTGGGGCAGCTACGACGCCTTCAAGGAAGCGTTCGTGAAGTCGGCCGTGGGCAACTTCGGCTCGGGCTGGACCTGGCTGGTGAAGAAGGCCGACGGCTCGCTCGACATCGTGAACATGGGCGCTGCGGGCACGCCGCTGACGACCGGCGACACGCCGGTGCTCACGGTGGACGTCTGGGAGCACGCCTACTACATCGACTACCGCAACCTGCGCCCGAAGTTCGTCGAGACCTTCCTCGCGAAGCTGGTCAACTGGGACTTCGCGGCGAAGAACTTCGGCTGA
- a CDS encoding cell envelope biogenesis protein TolA, whose product MSKLLAVMIAGLFAAGAYAQNPTGTTPEQGNATNSKPQARAEAKKEAKPAGQVPAPAGDIAKTPEGGALGTDKAAAAGEKRAETRDQRRRNKDGSVKRKSTQGGTPK is encoded by the coding sequence ATGAGCAAACTTCTCGCAGTCATGATCGCTGGCCTGTTCGCCGCTGGCGCCTACGCCCAGAACCCCACCGGCACCACGCCCGAACAAGGGAACGCTACCAACAGCAAGCCGCAAGCCCGCGCTGAAGCCAAGAAGGAAGCCAAGCCCGCCGGCCAGGTGCCCGCTCCCGCTGGCGACATCGCCAAGACGCCCGAAGGCGGTGCCCTGGGTACCGACAAGGCTGCAGCTGCTGGCGAAAAGCGTGCCGAGACCCGCGATCAGCGTCGTCGCAACAAGGACGGCAGCGTGAAGCGCAAGTCGACCCAGGGCGGCACGCCCAAGTAA
- a CDS encoding Trm112 family protein gives MDTKLLELLVCPVTKGPLTWNAEKQELCSRSARLAYPVRDGIPVLLENEARTLSDEELGL, from the coding sequence ATGGACACCAAGCTGCTTGAACTGCTCGTCTGCCCCGTCACCAAGGGCCCGTTGACCTGGAACGCCGAGAAGCAGGAGCTCTGCTCGCGCAGCGCGCGGCTCGCGTATCCGGTGCGCGACGGCATCCCGGTGCTGCTGGAGAACGAGGCGCGCACGCTGTCCGACGAAGAGCTGGGGCTGTGA
- the clpA gene encoding ATP-dependent Clp protease ATP-binding subunit ClpA produces MIAQELEVSLHMAFVEARQQRHEFITVEHLLLALLDNPSAAEVLRACSANVDDLRASLTNFIKDNTPQVAGTDDVDTQPTLGFQRVIQRAIMHVQSTGNGKKEVTGANVLVAIFGEKDSHAVYYLHQQGVTRLDVVNFIAHGIKKSDPPEAVKGSGDAPSSEGEEGGGEKNEKASPLEQFTQNLNQMAKDGKIDPLIGREYEVERVIQILCRRRKNNPLLVGEAGVGKTAIAEGLAWRITQGDVPEILAESNVFSLDMGALLAGTKYRGDFEQRLKGVLKSLKDKPNAILFIDEIHTLIGAGAASGGTLDASNLLKPALSSGQLKCIGATTFSEYRGIFEKDAALSRRFQKVDVVEPTVQETVDILKGLKSRFEEHHGVKYAVAALQAAAELSAKYINDRHLPDKAIDVIDEAGAAQRILPASKRKKTISKTEVEDIVAKIARIPPANVSNDDRSKLQTIERDLKSVVFGQDKALEVLASAVKMARSGLGKGDKPIGSFLFSGPTGVGKTEAAKQLAYIMGIELIRFDMSEYMERHAVSRLIGAPPGYVGFDQGGLLTEAVTKKPHAVLLLDEIEKAHPDIFNVLLQVMDHGTLTDNNGRKADFRNVIIIMTTNAGAETMNKATIGFTNARQAGDEMGDIKRLFTPEFRNRLDAIVNFKALDEQIILRVVDKFLLQLETQLAEKKVEVTFTDKLRKHLAKKGFDPLMGARPMQRLIQDTIRRALADELLFGRLTDGGRLEVDLDDKDEVLLDIQPLPKKEGKSKPEAEEAAAG; encoded by the coding sequence ATGATTGCCCAGGAACTGGAAGTCAGCTTGCACATGGCCTTCGTCGAGGCCCGGCAGCAGCGCCACGAGTTCATCACCGTGGAACATCTGCTGCTCGCTTTGCTGGACAACCCGAGCGCCGCAGAGGTCCTGCGCGCCTGCTCGGCCAACGTCGACGACCTGCGTGCGTCGCTCACCAACTTCATCAAGGACAACACGCCACAGGTGGCGGGTACCGACGATGTCGACACCCAGCCCACGCTGGGCTTCCAGCGCGTGATCCAGCGCGCCATCATGCATGTGCAGTCCACCGGCAACGGCAAGAAGGAAGTCACCGGCGCCAACGTGCTGGTTGCGATCTTCGGCGAGAAGGATTCGCATGCGGTGTACTACCTCCACCAGCAAGGCGTCACGCGCCTCGATGTGGTGAACTTCATCGCCCACGGCATCAAGAAGAGCGATCCGCCGGAAGCCGTCAAGGGCAGCGGCGATGCGCCTTCGAGCGAGGGCGAGGAGGGCGGCGGCGAAAAGAACGAGAAGGCGTCGCCGCTCGAGCAGTTCACGCAGAACCTCAACCAGATGGCCAAGGACGGCAAGATCGATCCGCTGATCGGCCGCGAGTACGAGGTCGAGCGCGTGATCCAGATCCTGTGCCGCCGGCGCAAGAACAACCCGCTGCTCGTCGGCGAGGCCGGCGTGGGCAAGACCGCGATCGCGGAAGGCCTCGCATGGCGCATCACGCAGGGCGACGTGCCCGAGATCCTCGCCGAGTCGAACGTGTTCTCGCTCGACATGGGCGCGCTGCTCGCGGGCACCAAGTACCGCGGCGATTTCGAGCAGCGCCTGAAGGGCGTGCTCAAGTCGCTCAAGGACAAGCCGAACGCGATCCTGTTCATCGACGAGATCCACACGCTGATCGGTGCGGGCGCGGCTTCGGGCGGCACGCTCGATGCGTCGAACCTGCTCAAGCCGGCGCTCTCGAGCGGCCAGCTCAAGTGCATCGGCGCCACCACCTTCAGCGAATACCGCGGCATCTTCGAGAAGGATGCGGCTCTGTCGCGCCGGTTCCAGAAGGTCGACGTGGTCGAGCCGACGGTGCAGGAAACCGTCGACATCCTCAAGGGACTGAAGTCGCGCTTCGAAGAGCACCATGGCGTCAAGTACGCGGTGGCGGCGCTGCAGGCCGCGGCCGAGCTGAGCGCGAAGTACATCAACGACCGTCACCTGCCCGACAAGGCCATCGACGTGATCGACGAGGCTGGCGCCGCGCAGCGCATCCTGCCCGCGAGCAAGCGCAAGAAGACCATCAGCAAGACCGAGGTCGAGGACATCGTGGCGAAGATCGCGCGCATTCCCCCGGCCAACGTCAGCAACGACGACCGCAGCAAGCTGCAGACGATCGAGCGCGACCTCAAGAGCGTGGTGTTCGGCCAGGACAAGGCGCTCGAGGTGCTCGCCTCGGCCGTCAAGATGGCGCGTTCCGGCTTGGGCAAGGGCGACAAGCCGATCGGCTCGTTCCTGTTCTCCGGTCCCACGGGCGTGGGCAAGACCGAGGCCGCGAAGCAGCTCGCCTACATCATGGGCATCGAGCTGATCCGCTTCGACATGTCGGAGTACATGGAGCGCCATGCGGTGAGCCGCCTGATCGGCGCGCCTCCGGGCTACGTCGGCTTCGACCAGGGCGGCCTGCTGACCGAGGCCGTCACGAAGAAGCCGCATGCGGTGCTGCTGCTCGACGAGATCGAGAAGGCACACCCCGACATCTTCAACGTGCTGCTGCAGGTCATGGACCACGGCACGCTGACGGACAACAACGGGCGCAAGGCCGACTTCCGCAACGTCATCATCATCATGACGACGAACGCGGGTGCCGAGACCATGAACAAGGCGACCATCGGCTTCACGAACGCGCGGCAGGCGGGCGACGAAATGGGCGACATCAAGCGCCTGTTCACGCCTGAATTCCGCAACCGGCTGGATGCCATCGTCAACTTCAAGGCGCTCGACGAGCAGATCATCCTGCGCGTGGTCGACAAGTTCCTGCTGCAGCTCGAAACGCAGCTGGCCGAGAAGAAGGTCGAGGTCACCTTCACCGACAAGCTGCGCAAGCACTTGGCGAAGAAGGGCTTCGATCCGCTGATGGGCGCGCGTCCGATGCAGCGCCTGATCCAGGACACGATCCGTCGTGCACTGGCCGACGAGCTGCTGTTCGGCCGCCTGACCGACGGCGGGCGCCTCGAGGTCGACCTCGACGACAAGGACGAAGTGCTGCTCGACATCCAGCCGCTGCCGAAGAAGGAGGGCAAGTCCAAGCCCGAAGCCGAGGAAGCGGCGGCAGGTTGA
- the lpxK gene encoding tetraacyldisaccharide 4'-kinase — protein sequence MKLQQAWLHRGALACLLWPLSLLYAALFALRRWLYRRGWRRTERVGVPVIVVGNVIAGGAGKTPVVMAVVRHLRDRGLRVGVVSRGYGRRTDDCREVREDSAPEDVGDEPALIRRATGAPVFVARRRIEAARALLARHPATQVIVSDDGLQHLALARDIEICVFDDRGVGNGWRLPAGPLRERWPRPCDLVLHSGSRPAFEGGYTATRALAPEAVARDGTRVPLETLATRPVVALAAIARPEAFFEMLRARGLTLSATIALPDHHDFENWERPAADGQRLLCTEKDAVKLWRKAPDALAVPLDFMPSPAFFAALDAKLSSLDGHQAA from the coding sequence ATGAAGCTGCAGCAGGCGTGGCTGCACCGCGGCGCACTGGCCTGCCTGCTGTGGCCGCTGTCGCTCCTGTATGCGGCGCTCTTCGCGCTGCGACGCTGGCTCTACCGGCGCGGCTGGCGCCGCACCGAACGCGTCGGCGTGCCGGTGATCGTGGTCGGCAACGTGATTGCCGGCGGCGCCGGCAAGACCCCGGTGGTGATGGCGGTGGTGCGGCATCTGCGGGACCGCGGCCTGCGGGTCGGCGTGGTGTCCCGCGGCTATGGCCGCCGCACGGACGATTGCCGCGAGGTGCGCGAGGACAGCGCGCCCGAGGACGTGGGCGACGAACCGGCCCTGATCCGACGCGCGACCGGAGCGCCCGTGTTCGTGGCGCGGCGCCGCATCGAAGCGGCACGCGCCCTGCTGGCGCGGCATCCGGCCACGCAGGTGATCGTGAGCGACGACGGCCTGCAGCACCTCGCGCTGGCGCGCGACATCGAGATCTGCGTGTTCGACGACCGCGGCGTCGGCAACGGCTGGCGGCTGCCCGCGGGGCCGCTGCGCGAGCGCTGGCCGCGGCCCTGCGACCTGGTGCTCCACAGCGGCAGCCGGCCGGCCTTCGAGGGCGGCTACACCGCCACGCGCGCACTGGCGCCGGAGGCGGTGGCGCGCGACGGCACCCGCGTTCCGCTCGAGACGCTCGCGACCCGGCCGGTGGTTGCGCTCGCCGCCATCGCGCGGCCCGAGGCCTTCTTCGAGATGCTGCGCGCGCGCGGGCTCACGCTTTCGGCCACGATCGCGCTGCCGGATCACCACGATTTCGAGAACTGGGAGCGGCCCGCCGCCGACGGTCAGCGACTGCTCTGCACCGAGAAGGATGCGGTCAAGCTCTGGCGCAAGGCGCCCGACGCCCTGGCGGTGCCGCTCGACTTCATGCCTTCTCCAGCCTTCTTCGCCGCGCTCGACGCGAAGCTATCATCGCTCGATGGACACCAAGCTGCTTGA
- a CDS encoding DUF192 domain-containing protein, translating to MFQRFAALLLLAAFVAGGAQAQQPQPQTDLPRTQLTVGLYKIDAQVAQTPRQREIGLMFRKEMPQAEGMIFVFEQPATQCFWMRNTLLPLTAAFVADDGRIVNLVDMQPMTENSHCSEEPVRYVLEMNQGWFAKKNIKKGAKLGGELFAAGRR from the coding sequence ATGTTCCAGCGTTTCGCCGCCCTGCTTCTGCTTGCCGCCTTCGTCGCAGGCGGCGCACAGGCCCAGCAGCCACAACCCCAGACCGACCTGCCGCGCACCCAGTTGACGGTCGGGCTGTACAAGATCGATGCCCAGGTCGCGCAGACGCCGCGACAGCGCGAGATCGGTCTGATGTTCCGCAAGGAGATGCCCCAGGCCGAGGGAATGATCTTCGTGTTCGAGCAGCCGGCCACCCAGTGCTTCTGGATGCGCAACACGCTGCTGCCGCTGACCGCGGCCTTCGTGGCCGACGACGGCCGGATCGTCAACTTGGTGGACATGCAGCCGATGACCGAGAACTCGCACTGCTCCGAGGAGCCGGTGCGCTACGTGCTCGAGATGAACCAGGGCTGGTTCGCCAAGAAGAACATCAAGAAGGGCGCCAAGCTCGGCGGCGAGCTGTTCGCCGCCGGCCGGCGCTGA
- the xseA gene encoding exodeoxyribonuclease VII large subunit — translation MSWREPGAAPGPRIWAVGALCRAVADALDARFNPVAVRGEISGFSRASSGHCYFALKDESGQLRCAMFRRAAGLLDFSPRDGDQVEVRGRLAVYEPRGDLQLVVESLQRAGQGALFEQFLQRKARLEAEGLFDVARKRALPVMPRAIGLVTSLGAAALHDVVTALRRRVPHIPVVLAPAAVQGAGAPAELVRALQSLYALTPAVDAILLVRGGGSIEDLWAFNDETLARTIVQSPVPVVCGVGHETDFTIADFCADLRAPTPTAAAELVSAPQSVWLGAIDLLNGRLDDALGARLDALGQRLDQAAGRLGRPSALVARQQLRLAHHSQRLRYAVQSRVERLGHAPRAIAADFPLKLARTLAQRRERLERVALRLRLLDPALVLQRGYAWLSDADGRAIVSAKKLQPGDAVVARLSDGAVDLMVAAGRTGTRPTP, via the coding sequence GTGAGCTGGCGTGAGCCCGGCGCGGCGCCAGGGCCGCGGATCTGGGCCGTCGGCGCGCTGTGCCGCGCGGTGGCGGATGCGCTCGACGCGCGCTTCAACCCGGTCGCCGTCCGCGGCGAGATCTCCGGTTTTTCGCGCGCCTCCAGCGGGCATTGCTATTTCGCGCTGAAGGACGAATCGGGGCAGCTGCGCTGCGCCATGTTCCGGCGCGCGGCCGGCCTGCTCGATTTCTCGCCGCGCGACGGCGACCAGGTCGAGGTGCGCGGGCGGCTGGCCGTCTATGAACCGCGCGGCGACCTGCAGCTCGTGGTCGAGAGCCTGCAGCGCGCGGGGCAGGGCGCGCTGTTCGAACAGTTCCTGCAGCGCAAGGCGCGGCTCGAAGCCGAGGGGTTGTTCGACGTGGCGCGCAAGCGCGCGCTGCCGGTGATGCCCCGCGCGATCGGACTCGTGACCTCGCTCGGTGCCGCGGCGCTGCACGACGTGGTCACGGCACTGCGCCGCCGCGTGCCGCACATCCCCGTGGTGCTTGCGCCCGCGGCGGTGCAGGGCGCGGGCGCACCGGCGGAACTCGTGCGCGCGCTGCAATCTTTGTACGCGCTGACGCCCGCGGTCGATGCGATCCTGCTGGTGCGCGGCGGCGGCTCGATCGAAGACCTCTGGGCCTTCAACGACGAGACGCTGGCGCGCACCATCGTCCAGAGCCCGGTGCCGGTGGTCTGCGGCGTGGGCCATGAGACCGACTTCACCATCGCCGACTTCTGCGCCGACCTGCGCGCGCCCACGCCGACCGCCGCGGCGGAACTCGTCAGCGCGCCGCAATCCGTGTGGCTCGGCGCGATCGACCTGCTGAACGGGCGCCTCGACGATGCGCTCGGCGCGCGGCTGGACGCGCTCGGACAGCGGCTGGACCAGGCGGCGGGGCGGCTCGGACGGCCGTCGGCGCTGGTGGCGCGCCAGCAACTGCGGCTCGCGCATCACTCGCAGCGCCTGCGCTATGCGGTGCAGTCACGGGTGGAGCGCCTGGGGCATGCGCCGCGGGCGATCGCGGCCGACTTTCCGCTGAAGCTCGCGCGCACGCTGGCGCAGCGGCGCGAGCGGCTCGAGCGCGTGGCGCTGCGGCTTCGGCTGCTCGATCCCGCGCTGGTGCTGCAGCGCGGCTATGCCTGGCTCAGCGACGCCGACGGCCGCGCGATCGTCAGCGCGAAGAAGCTCCAGCCCGGCGACGCCGTGGTCGCACGGCTCTCCGATGGCGCCGTCGACCTGATGGTGGCAGCCGGCAGAACGGGAACGCGTCCGACGCCATGA
- the icd gene encoding NADP-dependent isocitrate dehydrogenase, translating to MSSYQHIKVPAEGQKITVNADNSLNVPEQPIIPFIEGDGTGLDITPVMLKVVDAAVAKAYGGKRKIHWMEVYAGEKSTKVYGPDVWLPEETLHAVRDYVVSIKGPLTTPVGGGIRSLNVALRQELDLYVCLRPIQYFEGVPSPVREPHKTNMVIFRENSEDIYAGIEFEAESDKAKKLIKFLQDEMGVKKIRFPNTSGIGVKPVSKEGTERLVRKALQYAVDNDKPSVTLVHKGNIMKFTEGGFRDWGYNLAAKEFGAELIDGGPWMKFKNPKTGKEITVKDSIADAFLQQILLRPAEYSVIATLNLNGDYVSDALAAQVGGIGIAPGANLSDTVAMFEATHGTAPKYAGKDYVNPGSEILSAEMMLRHMGWKEAADLIISSMEKSIASKKVTYDFARLMDGATQVSCSGFGQVMIDNM from the coding sequence ATGTCCAGCTACCAGCACATCAAAGTCCCGGCCGAAGGCCAGAAGATCACGGTCAACGCCGACAACTCGCTCAATGTGCCTGAGCAGCCGATCATTCCTTTCATCGAAGGCGACGGCACGGGTCTGGACATCACCCCGGTGATGCTCAAGGTGGTGGATGCTGCGGTGGCCAAGGCCTACGGCGGCAAGCGCAAGATCCACTGGATGGAGGTCTACGCCGGCGAGAAGTCGACCAAGGTCTACGGCCCCGACGTCTGGCTGCCCGAGGAAACCCTGCACGCGGTGCGCGACTACGTGGTCTCCATCAAGGGTCCGCTGACCACGCCCGTGGGCGGCGGCATCCGTTCGCTGAACGTGGCGCTGCGCCAGGAGCTCGACCTCTACGTCTGCCTGCGTCCCATCCAGTACTTCGAGGGCGTGCCCAGCCCGGTGCGCGAGCCGCACAAGACCAACATGGTCATCTTCCGCGAGAACTCGGAAGACATCTACGCCGGCATCGAGTTCGAAGCCGAGAGCGACAAGGCCAAGAAGCTCATCAAGTTCCTGCAGGACGAGATGGGCGTCAAGAAGATCCGCTTCCCCAACACCTCCGGCATCGGCGTGAAGCCGGTTTCGAAGGAAGGCACCGAGCGCCTGGTGCGCAAGGCGCTGCAGTACGCGGTCGACAACGACAAGCCCAGCGTGACCCTGGTCCACAAGGGCAACATCATGAAGTTCACCGAAGGCGGCTTCCGTGACTGGGGCTACAACCTCGCGGCGAAGGAATTCGGCGCCGAGCTGATCGACGGCGGTCCCTGGATGAAGTTCAAGAACCCCAAGACGGGCAAGGAAATCACCGTCAAGGACAGCATCGCCGACGCGTTCCTGCAGCAGATCCTGCTGCGTCCCGCCGAGTACAGCGTGATTGCCACGCTGAACCTCAACGGCGACTACGTGTCCGACGCCCTGGCCGCGCAGGTCGGCGGCATCGGCATCGCCCCGGGCGCGAACCTGAGCGACACCGTCGCGATGTTCGAGGCCACCCACGGCACGGCGCCCAAGTACGCCGGCAAGGACTACGTGAACCCCGGTTCCGAAATCCTCTCGGCCGAGATGATGCTGCGCCACATGGGCTGGAAGGAAGCCGCCGACCTGATCATCAGCTCGATGGAAAAGTCGATCGCCAGCAAGAAGGTCACCTACGACTTCGCCCGTCTGATGGACGGTGCCACGCAGGTGAGCTGCTCCGGGTTCGGCCAGGTGATGATCGACAACATGTAA
- the clpS gene encoding ATP-dependent Clp protease adapter ClpS, protein MATRIPKTPPTPPAQKPAGDDGDSVVLERRPQKTAPPQMYQVVMLNDDYTPMEFVVVVLQEYFNKDRETATQIMLKIHLDGRGVCGVYSRDLAATKVNQVMEAAHQAGHPLQCVSEPVA, encoded by the coding sequence ATGGCAACGAGAATTCCCAAGACTCCCCCGACTCCGCCGGCCCAGAAACCGGCCGGGGACGACGGAGATTCGGTCGTTCTGGAGCGGCGGCCGCAGAAAACCGCGCCGCCGCAGATGTACCAGGTGGTGATGCTGAACGACGACTACACGCCCATGGAGTTCGTCGTCGTCGTATTGCAGGAATATTTCAACAAGGATCGCGAAACCGCGACCCAGATCATGCTCAAGATCCATCTTGATGGCCGCGGCGTTTGTGGGGTTTATTCCCGCGATCTTGCGGCCACCAAGGTCAACCAGGTGATGGAGGCCGCGCATCAGGCCGGGCATCCGCTCCAGTGCGTGAGCGAGCCGGTTGCGTGA